A genome region from Triticum aestivum cultivar Chinese Spring chromosome 2B, IWGSC CS RefSeq v2.1, whole genome shotgun sequence includes the following:
- the LOC123045362 gene encoding probable BOI-related E3 ubiquitin-protein ligase 3: MAVQAQNLSHAFPHDLHAYNSVSALEDEMTGGSLFFPENLKRGPELDAAGNTLFGDVPRVDPTWHDNTTRSHGIVQRKRARVVPEAPSYLENQRGQGRVPVGDLLTRAVGSGTASTSGRMINAAGPPPDLLSQLYRQGMEIDAVLRLETDRMRAGLEEARQQHVTALVSAAERAAARQLRAAEAALELARCRNAKLSERLTQICAEGQAWIRVAKSHEAVAAGLQATLDQLLQSPCAAVAATGADGDGDAEDARSCCFETPAGDDAAASKASAAACRACGEGESCVLLLPCRHLCLCSACDAAVDTCPLCATTKNASLHVLLS; this comes from the exons ATGGCCGTGCAGGCGCAAAACCTCTCCCACGCCTTCCCCCACGACCTCCACGCCTACAACAGCGTCAGTGCTCTGGAGGACGAGATGACGGGCGGCTCCCTCTTCTTCCCCGAGAACCTCAAGCGCGGGCCGGAACTGGACGCTGCTGGGAACACGCTGTTCGGCGACGTTCCGCGCGTCGATCCCACTTGGCACGACAATACCACCCGCAGCCACGGTATAGTGCAGAGGAAGCGGGCGCGCGTCGTGCCGGAGGCGCCTTCATACTTGGAGAATCAGCGCGGGCAGGGGCGTGTGCCCGTCGGTGATCTTCTGACCAGGGCGGTGGGCTCCGGCACGGCGTCAACCAGTGGGAGAATGATCAATGCCGCCGGCCCGCCGCCGGACCTGCTCTCGCAGCTGTACCGTCAGGGCATGGAGATCGATGCAGTCCTACGACTCGAG ACCGACCGCATGCGCGCGGGGCTGGAGGAGGCGCGGCAGCAGCACGTCACGGCGCTGGTATCGGCGGCGGAGCGTGCTGCGGCGAGGCAGCTGCGTGCCGCGGAGGCCGCGCTGGAGCTGGCGCGCTGCCGCAACGCGAAGCTGTCAGAGAGGCTCACCCAGATTTGCGCCGAGGGTCAGGCGTGGATACGCGTCGCCAAGAGCCACGAGGCAGTCGCTGCGGGCCTCCAAGCTACACTCGACCAGCTTCTGCAATCCCCTTGCGCTGCCGTGGCCGCCACCGGAGCGGATGGAGACGGCGACGCCGAGGACGCGCGGTCCTGCTGTTTCGAGACCCCCGCCGGCGACGACGCTGCGGCATCcaaggcgtcggcggcggcgtgcAGGGCTTGCGGCGAGGGCGAGTCGTGCGTGTTGCTGCTGCCGTGCAGGCACCTGTGCCTCTGCAGCGCGTGCGACGCCGCCGTGGACACTTGCCCGTTGTGCGCGACCACCAAGAACGCGTCGCTCCATGTCCTGCTCTCGTGA